The Symphalangus syndactylus isolate Jambi chromosome 23, NHGRI_mSymSyn1-v2.1_pri, whole genome shotgun sequence genome has a window encoding:
- the KIAA1586 gene encoding E3 SUMO-protein ligase KIAA1586 homolog isoform X1 yields MGDPGSEIIESVPPAGPEASESTTDENEDDIQFVSEGPSRPVLEYIDLVCGDDENPSTYYSDILFPKMPKRQGDFLHFLNMKKVKTDTENKEVSKNHCGLSKAKEPHFKYIEQPIIEEKPSRSSKKEIDNLVLPDCWNEKQAFMFTEQYKWLEIKEGKLGCKDCSTVRHLGSKAEKHVHVSKEWIAYLVTPNGSNKITRQASLRKKIREHDVSKAHGKIQDLLKESTNDSISNLVHKQNNKNIDATVKVFNTVYSLVKRNRPLSDIEGARELQEKNGEVNCLNTRYSATRIAEHIAKEMKMKIFKNIIEENAKICIIIDEASTVSKKSTLLIYLQCTIQSAPAPVMLFVALKELVSTTAECIVNTLLTTLNDCGFTNEYLKANLIAFCSDGANTILGRKSGVATKLLENFPEIIIWNCLNHRLQLSLDDSISEIKQINHLKIFLDKIYSIYHQPNKNQTKLLGTVAKELETEIIKIGRVMGPRWAACSLQAATAVWHAYPILYMHFSHSYSGLAKRLANINFLQDLALMIDILEEFSILSTALQSKSTNIQKAQKLIKRTIRALENLKIGTGKYESQIEDLIKSDKFKDIPFNKNNKFNALPRNILLDNIIQHMNLRLLSDRNHENICNYFDLLEPSTWPYEEITSPWIAGEKTLFHLCKILKYEVDLNDFREFVNNNIKSNSVSIPTTIYKAKMIVNTIAINSAEAERGFNLMNIICTRVRNSLTIDHVSDLMTINLLGKELADWDATPFVKSWSNCNHRLATDTRVRQKSTKVLHENQLAIWNLQ; encoded by the coding sequence attctGTTTCCTAAAATGCCAAAACGACAGGgtgattttttgcattttttaaatatgaagaaggtgaaaacagacacagaaaataaGGAAGTGAGCAAAAATCATTGTGGATTGTCTAAGGCAAAGGAACCACATTTCAAGTATATTGAACAACCAATCATTGAAGAAAAGCCATCACGTTcatcaaagaaagaaatagataatCTTGTGCTTCCAGATTGTTGGAATGAAAAACAAGCATTTATGTTTACAGAACAATACAAATGGCTTGAAATAAAAGAAGGTAAATTAGGATGTAAGGATTGTTCGACAGTTCGGCATTTGGGATCGAAAGCAGAAAAGCATGTCCATGTGTCCAAGGAATGGATTGCATATTTAGTAACCCCTAATGGCAGTAATAAAATTACTAGGCAAGCTtctctacgaaaaaaaattaGGGAACATGATGTTTCTAAAGCCCATGGTAAAATTCAGGATTTGTTAAAGGAATCAACTAATGATTCAATTTCTAATTTAGtgcataaacaaaataataaaaatattgatgcTACTGTAAAAGTTTTCAATACTGTTTACAGTTTAGTAAAACGTAACAGACCTTTATCTGATATTGAGGGGGCAAGagaattacaggaaaaaaatggagaggTAAATTGTTTAAATACACGTTACAGTGCAACAAGAATAGCAGAACATAttgcaaaagaaatgaagatgaaGATATTTAAGAATATTATAGAAGAGAATGCCAAAATCTGTATCATAATTGATGAGGCATCTACAGTTTCAAAGAAAAGCACCCTACTGATTTATCTCCAGTGCACAATTCAGTCAGCTCCTGCACCTGTTATGTTATTTGTGGCTTTAAAAGAATTGGTGTCAACTACAGCAGAGTGTATTGTCAATACATTATTGACTACTTTAAATGATTGTGGTTTTACAAATGAATATTTGAAAGCAAATTTAATTGCATTTTGTTCTGATGGTGCTAATACAATCCTGGGAAGAAAGTCTGGAGTAGCTACAAAATTGTTAGAAAATTTTCCCGAAATCATCATTTGGAACTGTTTAAATCATCGATTACAATTGTCACTTGATGATTCTATATccgaaataaaacaaattaatcatttaaaaatatttcttgataaaatttattctatttatcATCAACCTAATAAAAATCAAACCAAGCTTCTAGGAACTGTAGCTAAAGAACTTGAaactgaaattattaaaattggtCGGGTAATGGGACCAAGATGGGCGGCATGTAGTTTACAAGCTGCTACTGCTGTATGGCATGCATATcctatattatatatgcatttttctcattcttaCTCTGGTTTGGCAAAGAGATTAGCTAACATTAATTTCTTACAAGACCTTGCTTTAATGATTGACATTCTTGAAGAATTTTCAATACTTTCAACTGCATTACAGTCAAAATCAACTAATATTCAGAAAGCACAAAAATTGATCAAACGTACCATAAGAgctttggaaaatttaaaaattggtacTGGAAAGTATGAATCTCAAATTGAAGATTTGATCAAGTCAGATAAGTTTAAAGATATTccatttaataaaaacaataaatttaatgCTCTTCCTAGGAATATATTACTAGACAATATAATTCAGCACATGAACCTACGCCTTTTATCTGACAGAAAccatgaaaatatttgtaattacttTGATCTGCTAGAACCTTCTACATGGCCTTATGAAGAAATAACTTCACCATGGATAGCTGGtgaaaaaacattatttcatttgtgtaaaatcttaaaatatgaaGTTGATTTGAATGATTTTCGGGaatttgtaaataataatataaaatcaaaCAGTGTTTCAATTCCTACAACTATATACAAAGCTAAAATGATAGTTAACACCATTGCAATCAATAGTGCTGAAGCTGAAAGGGGTTTCAATTTAATGAACATAATTTGTACAAGGGTGAGAAATAGTTTAACAATAGATCATGTATCAGATTTAATGACAATAAATTTATTGGGGAAAGAATTAGCAGATTGGGATGCAACACCATTTGTAAAATCTTGGTCAAATTGCAACCACAGGTTGGCTACAGATACAAGAGTTCGGCAAAAGTCAACAAAAGTCTTGCATGAGAATCAATTGGCTATATGGAACTTACAATAG
- the KIAA1586 gene encoding E3 SUMO-protein ligase KIAA1586 homolog isoform X2: MGDPGSEIIESVPPAGPEASESTTDENEDDIQFVSILFPKMPKRQGDFLHFLNMKKVKTDTENKEVSKNHCGLSKAKEPHFKYIEQPIIEEKPSRSSKKEIDNLVLPDCWNEKQAFMFTEQYKWLEIKEGKLGCKDCSTVRHLGSKAEKHVHVSKEWIAYLVTPNGSNKITRQASLRKKIREHDVSKAHGKIQDLLKESTNDSISNLVHKQNNKNIDATVKVFNTVYSLVKRNRPLSDIEGARELQEKNGEVNCLNTRYSATRIAEHIAKEMKMKIFKNIIEENAKICIIIDEASTVSKKSTLLIYLQCTIQSAPAPVMLFVALKELVSTTAECIVNTLLTTLNDCGFTNEYLKANLIAFCSDGANTILGRKSGVATKLLENFPEIIIWNCLNHRLQLSLDDSISEIKQINHLKIFLDKIYSIYHQPNKNQTKLLGTVAKELETEIIKIGRVMGPRWAACSLQAATAVWHAYPILYMHFSHSYSGLAKRLANINFLQDLALMIDILEEFSILSTALQSKSTNIQKAQKLIKRTIRALENLKIGTGKYESQIEDLIKSDKFKDIPFNKNNKFNALPRNILLDNIIQHMNLRLLSDRNHENICNYFDLLEPSTWPYEEITSPWIAGEKTLFHLCKILKYEVDLNDFREFVNNNIKSNSVSIPTTIYKAKMIVNTIAINSAEAERGFNLMNIICTRVRNSLTIDHVSDLMTINLLGKELADWDATPFVKSWSNCNHRLATDTRVRQKSTKVLHENQLAIWNLQ; this comes from the coding sequence attctGTTTCCTAAAATGCCAAAACGACAGGgtgattttttgcattttttaaatatgaagaaggtgaaaacagacacagaaaataaGGAAGTGAGCAAAAATCATTGTGGATTGTCTAAGGCAAAGGAACCACATTTCAAGTATATTGAACAACCAATCATTGAAGAAAAGCCATCACGTTcatcaaagaaagaaatagataatCTTGTGCTTCCAGATTGTTGGAATGAAAAACAAGCATTTATGTTTACAGAACAATACAAATGGCTTGAAATAAAAGAAGGTAAATTAGGATGTAAGGATTGTTCGACAGTTCGGCATTTGGGATCGAAAGCAGAAAAGCATGTCCATGTGTCCAAGGAATGGATTGCATATTTAGTAACCCCTAATGGCAGTAATAAAATTACTAGGCAAGCTtctctacgaaaaaaaattaGGGAACATGATGTTTCTAAAGCCCATGGTAAAATTCAGGATTTGTTAAAGGAATCAACTAATGATTCAATTTCTAATTTAGtgcataaacaaaataataaaaatattgatgcTACTGTAAAAGTTTTCAATACTGTTTACAGTTTAGTAAAACGTAACAGACCTTTATCTGATATTGAGGGGGCAAGagaattacaggaaaaaaatggagaggTAAATTGTTTAAATACACGTTACAGTGCAACAAGAATAGCAGAACATAttgcaaaagaaatgaagatgaaGATATTTAAGAATATTATAGAAGAGAATGCCAAAATCTGTATCATAATTGATGAGGCATCTACAGTTTCAAAGAAAAGCACCCTACTGATTTATCTCCAGTGCACAATTCAGTCAGCTCCTGCACCTGTTATGTTATTTGTGGCTTTAAAAGAATTGGTGTCAACTACAGCAGAGTGTATTGTCAATACATTATTGACTACTTTAAATGATTGTGGTTTTACAAATGAATATTTGAAAGCAAATTTAATTGCATTTTGTTCTGATGGTGCTAATACAATCCTGGGAAGAAAGTCTGGAGTAGCTACAAAATTGTTAGAAAATTTTCCCGAAATCATCATTTGGAACTGTTTAAATCATCGATTACAATTGTCACTTGATGATTCTATATccgaaataaaacaaattaatcatttaaaaatatttcttgataaaatttattctatttatcATCAACCTAATAAAAATCAAACCAAGCTTCTAGGAACTGTAGCTAAAGAACTTGAaactgaaattattaaaattggtCGGGTAATGGGACCAAGATGGGCGGCATGTAGTTTACAAGCTGCTACTGCTGTATGGCATGCATATcctatattatatatgcatttttctcattcttaCTCTGGTTTGGCAAAGAGATTAGCTAACATTAATTTCTTACAAGACCTTGCTTTAATGATTGACATTCTTGAAGAATTTTCAATACTTTCAACTGCATTACAGTCAAAATCAACTAATATTCAGAAAGCACAAAAATTGATCAAACGTACCATAAGAgctttggaaaatttaaaaattggtacTGGAAAGTATGAATCTCAAATTGAAGATTTGATCAAGTCAGATAAGTTTAAAGATATTccatttaataaaaacaataaatttaatgCTCTTCCTAGGAATATATTACTAGACAATATAATTCAGCACATGAACCTACGCCTTTTATCTGACAGAAAccatgaaaatatttgtaattacttTGATCTGCTAGAACCTTCTACATGGCCTTATGAAGAAATAACTTCACCATGGATAGCTGGtgaaaaaacattatttcatttgtgtaaaatcttaaaatatgaaGTTGATTTGAATGATTTTCGGGaatttgtaaataataatataaaatcaaaCAGTGTTTCAATTCCTACAACTATATACAAAGCTAAAATGATAGTTAACACCATTGCAATCAATAGTGCTGAAGCTGAAAGGGGTTTCAATTTAATGAACATAATTTGTACAAGGGTGAGAAATAGTTTAACAATAGATCATGTATCAGATTTAATGACAATAAATTTATTGGGGAAAGAATTAGCAGATTGGGATGCAACACCATTTGTAAAATCTTGGTCAAATTGCAACCACAGGTTGGCTACAGATACAAGAGTTCGGCAAAAGTCAACAAAAGTCTTGCATGAGAATCAATTGGCTATATGGAACTTACAATAG